A genomic segment from Brassica oleracea var. oleracea cultivar TO1000 unplaced genomic scaffold, BOL UnpScaffold00709, whole genome shotgun sequence encodes:
- the LOC106319953 gene encoding uncharacterized protein LOC106319953, with the protein MVSNSFPAAEHSVMMISEEVSAIIQGEIPVKRPDPGSFVLDCSSVNLMPHSIAISLGYDEFKLTKITLVLADKSVRVPEGVLDDVPILINDCHVPTDFVELKYKNEPKDPLIFGRPFLATAGAIIDVKEGRICLNIGNNLMTFDMDKLIRRPLIDKQTSYVDYICELAEESFINLCSDDPLEKVLTSSDEETIIIDSRDEEYTRLMDASMEVANVDDTEDDTSEINVDRYLEKAIDRQPSPSEDWDPEKSAKIELKQLPAGLKYAFLYKNSYPVIVNANLTNGELALLLNKLQKYRKALRYSLEDIPGISPDLCMHRIHLEDDSKSSVEHQRWLNPNLKEVVKKEIIKLLDVGVIYPISDSNWVSHVHVVPKNGGIIMVKNDKNELIPMRTVTGHRMCIDYRKLNSATRKDHFPLPFIDQMLERLANHQYYCFLDGYSGFFQISIYPDDQEKTTFTCPYGTFVYRRMPFGLCNAPATFERCMMSIFTDVIEDFMEVFMDDFSVYGSSFKHCLDNLCKVLARCEEKNLVLNWEKFYFMVNDGIVLGHKVFAAGIEVDRAKIEVMTGLLAPTNVKDVRSFLGHAGFYRRFIQDFSKIARPLTSLLCESLHREVHTVEKGSRSRPWYADIVNYLAVDIEPEELRGYKRKKFLREVMRYHWDQPYLYKHYSDGIYRRCVAKTEISDILFQCHGSDYAGTFATFKTMYERRTKQRFDVGGSSTAPPLPPVRDQYPWPHEREDEPIPLFDHFEDAHKAAKSSTCRNRAIEDTWDDYDRIFYNEWLVPLSTLCTIYGFKYERQRAIVPDFVGISTFWGYIATGFFDSAKTLQTDISHLTLRYFMKVLANSLLCKMEPSKVRVQVLTFVYYAVRSLVHREDIEEPADDMWPNIGAVFAEHLVKLKMKPFQSKGRKKEMVGRLLTPIFIHCGVPLDDAEKDDRIVYMDAAHLISTQWLKEDRDWCFRDENGTHLVRLPLRPWPHKHSVPP; encoded by the exons atggtatccaacagcttcccTGCTGCTGAACACAGCGTCATGATGATTTCTgaggaagtaagtgcaataatccaaggtGAAATCCCGGTCAAGAGACCTGATCCGGGCAGTTTTGTTCTAGATT GTTCCAGCGTAAACCTCATGCCACACTCTATTGCGATATCCTTGGGATACGACGAGTTCAAACttaccaaaataactttggttcttgcCGATAAATCCGTTAGAGTACCTGAGGGAGTACTTGACGACGTGCCAATACTGATTAATGACTGTCACGTACCAACGGATTTCGTGGAGCTGAAATACAAGAATGAACCAAAGGATCCCCTCATTTTTGGTAGACCATTTCTAGCTACAGCTGGTGCGATCATCGATGTCAAGGAAGGTAGGATATgtctaaacattggaaacaaTCTGATGACCTTCGACATGGATAAGCTGATAAGACGACCTTTAATCGATAAACAAACTTCCTACGTGGATTATATTTGTGAGTTGGCTGAAGAATCTTTCATAAACCTGTGCTCAGATGATCCCCTGGAAAAAGTACTCACGTCTAGTGACGAAGAAACAATTATTATTGACAGCAGAGATGAGGAATACACACGATTGATGGACGCAAGTATGGAAGTAGCGAATGTTGATGACACAGAGGATGACACTTCGGAAAtaaacgtcgatcgatatttggaaaaagctatcgatcgacaaccatctcCCTCAGAAGATTGGGATCCCGAAAAATCAGCAAAGATTGAGTTAAAGCAACTACCcgctggactcaaatatgcttttctctataaaaattccTACCCCGTAATCGTGAATGCCAACCTGACTAATGGAGAACTTGCTttgttattaaacaaattacaaaaatataggAAAGCCCTCAGATACTCTCTTGAGGATATCCCTGGTATTTCTCCAGACCTGTGCATGCATCGGATTCACCTTGAAGACGATTCAAAATCGTCAGTGGAGCACCAGAGGTGGCTAAACCCAAACctgaaagaagttgttaaaaaggaaataatcaaGCTTCTAGATGTAGGGGTTATTTACCCAATTTCGGATAGCAATTGGGTTAGCCATGTGCATGTCGTACCAAAAAATGGCGGAATCATTATGGTgaagaatgataaaaacgaGCTCATCCCTATGCGAACTGTCACCGGACATCGGATGTGCATCGACTATAGGAAGTTAAACTCTGCCACAAGGAAAGATCACTTCCCCttacccttcattgatcaaatgttggaaagattggcaaatcaccaatattattgttttcttgacggTTATTCCGGATTTTTCCAAATCTCTATAtatcctgacgatcaagaaaagaccacttttacatgcccttacggaacattcgTATACCGCAGGATGCCTTTTGGTCTTTGTAATGCTCCCGCCACTTTCGAACGctgcatgatgtcgatcttcACAGATGTGATAGAGGATTTCATGGAAGTTTTTATGGACGATTTCTCTGTgtatggatccagtttcaaacactgtctcgataacctatgtaaagtcttggcaagatgtgaagaaaagaacctcgttctgaattgggaaaaattctactttatggttaacgatgggatcgtcctaggacataaagtGTTCGCTGCTGGCATAGAAGTCGATCGGGCGAAGATTGAGGTAATGACCGGCTTGCTTGCACCCACGAACGTAAAAGACGTGAGAAGTTTTCTTGGGCACGCCGGattttacaggaggttcatacaagattttagcaaaatcgctagacctctcacTTCCCTCCTCT GTGAAAGTCTGCATCGGGAAGTGCACACAGTCGAAAAAGGTTCAAGGAGcagaccttggtacgctgatatagtgAACTATCTAGCTGTTGACATAGAACCCGAGGAGCTGAGAGGGTATAAACGGAAGAAGTTTTTAAGAGAAGTAATGAGATATCACTGGGACCAACCATATCTCTACAAGCACTACTCTGATGGGATATATAGGCGCTGCGTCGCCAAAACTGAAATATCcgatattttattccaatgccatggatccgactATGCTGGAActtttgcaacctttaaaacg ATGTATGAAAGGAGGACGAAGCAGAGGTTCGACGTCGGCGGCAGCAGCACAGCTCCGCCACTACCACCGGTTCGCGACCAGTACCCTTGGCCGCACGAGCGCGAAGACGAACCTATCCCACTCTTTGACCACTTCGAGGACGCACACAAAGCAGCGAAGAGCTCGACATGTAGAAACCGTGCGATCGAGGATACTTGGGACGACTATGACAGAATATTCTACAATGAGTGGCT AGTCCCTCTCTCGACTCTCTGCACTATCTATGGGTTCAAGTACGAGCGTCAGCGCGCCATCGTACCCGACTTCGTAGGGATCTCGACATTTTGGGGGTACATAGCCACCGGCTTCTTCGACTCCGCCAAGACTCTTCAGACGGACATCAGTCATCTAACTCTGCGCTACTTCATGAAGGTCCTTGCCAACAGtctgttgtgcaagatggaacctagTAAGGTTCGGGTGCAGGTGCTCACATTTGTCTATTACGCGGTGAGGAGTTTGGTTCACAGGGAGGACATCGAGGAGCCCGCAGACGACATGTGGCCCAACATTGGAGCCGTATTTGCTGAGCATCTGGTCAAGCTCAAGATGAAGCCGTTCCAGTCAAAgggaaggaagaaggagatggtCGGACGCCTACTTACCCCGATTTTCATACATTGCGGAGTCCCGTTAGACGATGCCGAGAAGGATGATCGGATCGTCTACATGGATGCAGCGCATCTCATAAGCACTCAGTGGCTCAAGGAAGACCGCGACTGGTGCTTCAGGGATGAGAACGGCACGCACTTGGTGAGGCTGCCACTTCGACCATGGCCTCACAAGCATTCAGTTCCGCCCTAA